Part of the Blastocatellia bacterium genome, GGATTGAACTTCGCGTCAGTGGCCCGGTTGCCGATTGTCTACATCTGCAACAACAACCAGTATGCCTACTCGACACCGATTCATCGGCAGATGGCCGTCAAGAATGTTGCCGACCGAGCCGTCAATTACGGCATTCCGGGCTGGATCGTGGATGGCAACGACGTGCTTGATGTCTATCGGGCGACGCGGGAAGCAGCGGAACGAGCCCGTCGGGGGGAAGGCCCCACGCTCATCGAATGTAAAACCTTTCGCATGACGGGCCATTCGGCTCACGACGACGCCTTCTATGTCCCGCCGGAGCTCTTCCAGGAGTGGAAAGCGAAGGACCCCATTGTACGGTTGAGCCGCCTGCTCATAGAGCGCGGAATTATGAATGCTGAGGAGATCGAAGCCCTCGACCGGCGGGTGACGACCGAAGTGGATGAGGCGGTCGCGTGGGCTCAGGAGAGTCCCTATCCTGACCCGTCCGAGTGCCTGGACGGTTTGTATGCCGCCCCCCAGCAATAAGACGCAACGCCTCGGCGCCGAGGCGGGCAGAGATCGGTCTCTTCCCTGCCCCCTCGCTTTCCGGTTCAGTCTCTTTTTTGTCACCCGAGATGGAGGACGGGGTGACGACTATCGCGGCGAGGACGCCCGCTGAGTGGCCGGCCGGTTGATGGCCTCAATGTTCAACTCGATCTTCACATCGTTGCCGACGACCACACCACCCGCATCGAGCGCGCGATTCCATGTGACGCCGAAATCCTGGCGATTAATTGTGAGGCTGGCCTCGACGCCGATCCGGGTGTTGCCCCGTTGATCCTTCACCTTGCCGGTGATGGTAAATGGAATCGCCACTTCTCGGGAAACGCCCCGAATGGTGAGCGTCCCGATGCACACGTAATCGGCGCCCCGCTTCTCGATGCGCTTGCTGACGAAGGTGATCTCCGGATACTTCTCGGCATCGAAGAAATCAGCGCTCCGCAAATGGCGGTCACGATCGGCATTCTCCGTGTTGATACTGGCCGTCTTGATCGTCACCGAAACCGAGGACTTCGTGATGTCTTGCTCATCGTAAAGGATGGTCCCGGAGAAGTCGGTAAACCGCCCGCGCACATTGGTGACCATCATGTGGCGGACGCTGAAGCCGATCCAGCTGTGGGACACATCAATGACGTAGGTGTCCGCGCCCCGAGCAGAAGATGTCAGGCTCGCGACGAAAACGAGAACACCGATTATCCGTTTGTACCTCATCGGTTACATCCTCCTCTCCTAATGTTGATCAAGCGCTCGATACATGACAGAAAGGTCGTCCCGAAATTCCCACTTCTCCCTCACCTTGACTTTCACTTGTATCCGGTGTAGAGATGATCTGTCAAGTATGCACTTGAAGGTAAGATAGTTTCGCGATGGAAACTAGCCAGAAACAGCGAGGACGGAAAAAAGAGGTTGAGTGTCCCGTCGAGGCGACCCTCGCCATCATCGGTGGG contains:
- a CDS encoding thiamine pyrophosphate-dependent dehydrogenase E1 component subunit alpha, coding for MTYVPDHDTLKKMLYYLKLTREAEHRIERVLYRQGKIVGGVYVGRGQEAIGVGSAIHLRPDDVVAPSHRDLSVFLIRGIPLGQIMAQYMGRRTGVTKGKDGNMHMGDMSRYIIAFPSQMADTVPVAAGCALAFKIRREDRVAFCYFGDGATSRADWHEGLNFASVARLPIVYICNNNQYAYSTPIHRQMAVKNVADRAVNYGIPGWIVDGNDVLDVYRATREAAERARRGEGPTLIECKTFRMTGHSAHDDAFYVPPELFQEWKAKDPIVRLSRLLIERGIMNAEEIEALDRRVTTEVDEAVAWAQESPYPDPSECLDGLYAAPQQ
- a CDS encoding YceI family protein, whose product is MRYKRIIGVLVFVASLTSSARGADTYVIDVSHSWIGFSVRHMMVTNVRGRFTDFSGTILYDEQDITKSSVSVTIKTASINTENADRDRHLRSADFFDAEKYPEITFVSKRIEKRGADYVCIGTLTIRGVSREVAIPFTITGKVKDQRGNTRIGVEASLTINRQDFGVTWNRALDAGGVVVGNDVKIELNIEAINRPATQRASSPR